The proteins below are encoded in one region of Shewanella putrefaciens:
- a CDS encoding long-chain fatty acid--CoA ligase, translated as MYGLMQKHQMNLIDILTFAAQQHQSAKISSKLSQDTVHQYGYADALGRVHQLAQALASLGVTQGQTVATMAWNNHRHFEAWYAIAGMGAVCHTTNPRLFADQLSYILNTGGAKVLLVETSFAPIIASLLPTLEHIEHLVWLDTPEQAPQLDTNIRQHSYESLLAQQSGTYDWPALSEDTASSMCFTSGTTGMPKGVVYSHRSNMLMAMMTKAADGLNINHDDSVLMVVPMFHANSWGLVYSAPMVGADLVLPGPFLDGQSLHTLIHNHGVTFSAAVPTVWSMLLQYLQGNKLDCGRLKEVVIGGAAVPVSMIQIFREQYGVNVVHAWGMTETSPIGTINRPCTDILKLSAEEQLAYACKQGRPVFGIELQLRDDDDNVLPQDGNTAGRLMIRGDWVLERYLGQEDKAIDSKGWFDTGDIATIDKLGYMQITDRAKDIIKSGGEWISSVELENAASGHPDVALAAVIGIPDPKWTERPMLLLKLREQVSPSDTLVAAILDFLSTQVSRWWLPEKVIFVEQIPLTATGKIDKKQLRKIYGV; from the coding sequence ATGTATGGCTTGATGCAAAAGCACCAGATGAATTTGATTGATATTTTGACATTTGCAGCGCAGCAACATCAGAGCGCTAAAATTAGCTCTAAGCTCAGTCAGGACACTGTACATCAGTATGGCTATGCCGATGCCCTAGGTCGAGTGCACCAGTTGGCGCAGGCATTGGCGTCATTAGGGGTCACACAAGGGCAAACCGTAGCAACCATGGCCTGGAATAATCATCGCCATTTTGAAGCTTGGTACGCCATTGCTGGTATGGGCGCAGTGTGCCACACCACCAACCCACGCCTATTTGCCGATCAGCTCAGTTATATTCTGAATACGGGCGGTGCCAAGGTGCTGTTAGTGGAAACGAGCTTTGCCCCCATCATAGCCAGCCTTTTGCCTACCCTTGAGCATATTGAACACTTAGTCTGGCTAGATACGCCGGAACAAGCGCCACAACTGGACACGAATATCCGCCAGCACAGCTATGAAAGCTTGCTAGCACAACAGTCGGGAACCTACGACTGGCCAGCCTTATCGGAAGATACCGCCTCATCCATGTGCTTTACTTCAGGCACAACGGGCATGCCTAAGGGCGTGGTTTACTCGCACCGCTCGAATATGCTGATGGCGATGATGACCAAAGCCGCCGATGGCCTCAATATCAACCACGATGATTCGGTGCTAATGGTCGTGCCTATGTTCCACGCGAACAGTTGGGGCTTAGTCTACTCGGCCCCTATGGTTGGCGCAGATCTGGTGCTGCCGGGACCCTTTTTAGACGGACAAAGCCTGCATACCCTGATCCATAATCATGGGGTGACGTTCTCCGCGGCGGTGCCAACGGTGTGGAGCATGCTGCTGCAATATCTCCAAGGGAATAAGTTGGACTGTGGCCGACTCAAAGAAGTGGTGATTGGTGGCGCCGCCGTACCTGTCAGCATGATCCAGATCTTCCGCGAACAATATGGCGTCAATGTAGTGCACGCATGGGGCATGACAGAAACCAGCCCGATTGGCACTATTAACCGCCCTTGTACCGACATCCTTAAGCTAAGCGCCGAGGAACAATTGGCCTATGCCTGCAAACAGGGGCGGCCGGTGTTTGGCATTGAACTGCAGCTACGTGATGACGACGACAATGTCCTGCCCCAGGACGGTAACACCGCTGGACGTTTGATGATCAGGGGCGACTGGGTACTGGAACGCTATTTGGGCCAAGAGGACAAAGCCATCGACAGCAAAGGCTGGTTTGATACCGGTGATATCGCCACTATCGATAAGTTAGGTTATATGCAGATAACCGATAGGGCGAAGGACATTATCAAATCCGGTGGCGAATGGATAAGCTCGGTAGAATTGGAAAATGCCGCCTCTGGGCATCCAGATGTAGCCTTAGCGGCTGTGATTGGCATCCCAGATCCCAAATGGACCGAGCGCCCCATGTTACTGCTGAAATTACGGGAACAGGTGAGCCCGAGCGACACCTTAGTGGCTGCCATTCTCGACTTTTTAAGCACTCAGGTCAGCCGTTGGTGGCTCCCCGAAAAAGTGATATTTGTCGAGCAGATCCCCCTAACCGCGACAGGCAAGATAGATAAAAAGCAGTTACGTAAGATCTATGGCGTATAA
- a CDS encoding RBBP9/YdeN family alpha/beta hydrolase, giving the protein MQQSVTILIIPGLRDHVEEHWQTFLAKKLPHCRTVPPMQTDKLNLEARIDAIEQQLASIEGPVILVAHSAGVLMTVHWAARFTRPILGALLVAPPDLNAQWPENYPTPASLQQLGWSPVPNQPLPFPSILVASSNDYLASLAAATQMAEQWGSRLYNAGDVGHLNPASGYGEWPLAEQLIDALKQ; this is encoded by the coding sequence ATGCAGCAATCAGTCACCATATTGATCATTCCTGGCCTAAGGGATCATGTGGAAGAACATTGGCAAACTTTTTTGGCAAAAAAATTACCCCATTGCCGTACTGTGCCGCCAATGCAAACCGACAAGCTCAATCTTGAAGCCAGAATTGACGCCATTGAGCAACAACTTGCCAGTATCGAGGGTCCCGTCATTCTGGTGGCTCACAGCGCAGGCGTGTTGATGACAGTCCATTGGGCGGCGCGTTTTACGCGGCCGATTTTAGGCGCCCTCTTAGTCGCCCCCCCAGATTTAAATGCGCAGTGGCCGGAAAACTACCCAACGCCAGCATCCTTACAACAACTCGGTTGGTCGCCTGTACCGAACCAGCCTTTGCCATTCCCCTCCATCTTGGTCGCCAGCAGCAATGACTATCTTGCCAGCTTAGCTGCCGCCACGCAGATGGCGGAACAATGGGGCAGTCGCCTCTATAACGCCGGTGATGTGGGGCATCTCAATCCCGCATCTGGCTATGGGGAATGGCCGTTAGCAGAACAACTGATAGACGCACTAAAGCAATAA
- a CDS encoding DUF1302 domain-containing protein has product MHKKNSKTGHTRRTLLNAAILMAIASGQAQSTEFFADNEDWTVRFDNTVKLSYGQRIESADKNIKASANLNDGDSHFDKGDATTERADLLAELDVIHKDKMGFRISAAAWYDYAYDDLSATDNPFPNASGNGGHLIAARDTAVAPGVTVPPGTVLVPAGGMADHSPLNNFTDRYYNGPSGELLDAFVFLNTEIANEMLLSAKLGRHTVFWGETILNAANGINYGQSSLDLGKLYSVPGTEAKELFMPRNQLSANLTVNESFSVGAQYFLEFRNSRFPEGGTYMGPYDMALDGDNVFWLPLPSVAAIGGQSAFFGAPRGEDVTPDDRGDFGLMAKWAPEWLSGTLGFFYRNTSDTMPFFLIDAPNLHQPGLAGVAGANYFTSYGGDIDLYGISLSTSLGDISVGVDINYRQNMPLASNFTIANATLTAAADAGIINGDNLIASRPEAGETGLATGNTAHAVINGMAILSESMLWDSGVLIVEGAVSHLVDVTDNEQTFKGNSSYQGVDKADDTAYTIAVNFSPVWYQVYPGLDLSMPMSFNMGIKGQSAVQLAGNEDAGSYSVGLSADLLQKYRFDLKYVDNFGDYKVCETGTDNNTPGANGAYQCVIGQITSQAGLSPLLKDRGQLTLSFKTSF; this is encoded by the coding sequence ATGCACAAAAAGAACTCGAAAACGGGACACACTCGCAGAACCTTGCTGAACGCGGCCATTCTTATGGCAATAGCTAGCGGTCAGGCACAGTCGACAGAATTTTTCGCCGACAACGAAGACTGGACAGTCCGATTCGATAACACAGTAAAATTAAGTTACGGACAACGTATTGAGTCTGCAGATAAAAATATTAAAGCGAGCGCCAACTTAAACGATGGTGACTCCCATTTTGACAAAGGTGATGCCACCACAGAGCGGGCGGACTTACTGGCCGAACTCGATGTGATCCACAAAGATAAAATGGGCTTTCGGATCAGCGCCGCCGCTTGGTACGACTACGCTTACGATGATTTGAGTGCAACCGACAATCCTTTCCCCAACGCGAGTGGTAATGGCGGGCATTTGATTGCCGCCAGAGATACAGCGGTCGCTCCTGGGGTGACAGTGCCACCGGGGACGGTACTCGTGCCTGCGGGGGGAATGGCCGACCATAGCCCACTCAATAATTTCACCGACCGTTACTACAACGGACCTTCGGGGGAATTACTCGACGCCTTCGTGTTCCTTAATACTGAAATCGCTAACGAAATGTTATTAAGTGCCAAGTTGGGGCGTCACACAGTGTTTTGGGGGGAGACGATCCTCAATGCGGCGAACGGCATCAACTATGGTCAGTCATCGCTGGACCTTGGCAAACTTTACAGTGTACCGGGCACCGAAGCCAAAGAGCTATTTATGCCGCGTAATCAACTGTCGGCTAACCTGACAGTGAATGAAAGCTTTTCGGTCGGCGCCCAATACTTCCTCGAATTCCGCAATTCTCGCTTCCCAGAAGGTGGCACTTATATGGGGCCATACGATATGGCACTGGATGGTGACAACGTCTTCTGGTTGCCTTTACCGTCAGTGGCCGCCATTGGTGGACAAAGTGCCTTTTTCGGCGCGCCGCGGGGCGAAGACGTGACACCGGATGACCGTGGTGATTTTGGTCTGATGGCTAAATGGGCTCCTGAATGGTTAAGCGGCACCTTAGGGTTTTTCTACCGCAATACCAGTGACACTATGCCTTTCTTCTTAATCGATGCGCCGAACTTACATCAACCTGGCCTTGCCGGTGTCGCTGGCGCCAATTACTTCACCAGCTACGGTGGCGATATCGATCTCTATGGTATCAGTCTCTCGACTAGCCTTGGCGATATCAGTGTCGGGGTCGATATCAACTACCGCCAAAATATGCCACTGGCCAGTAACTTCACTATTGCTAACGCGACCTTAACCGCCGCTGCCGACGCCGGCATTATCAATGGGGATAACCTGATTGCCAGCCGTCCAGAGGCCGGTGAAACCGGTTTAGCGACGGGCAATACCGCCCATGCTGTGATTAACGGTATGGCGATATTGAGTGAGTCGATGTTATGGGATTCGGGGGTCTTAATCGTTGAAGGTGCCGTGAGTCACTTAGTCGATGTGACTGATAACGAACAAACTTTCAAGGGTAACAGCAGTTATCAAGGTGTCGATAAGGCCGATGACACCGCCTACACCATAGCGGTTAACTTTAGCCCTGTCTGGTATCAAGTTTACCCTGGACTAGACTTGTCCATGCCAATGTCTTTCAACATGGGCATCAAGGGACAATCCGCGGTTCAACTTGCGGGCAATGAGGACGCAGGGAGTTATTCAGTGGGGTTGAGCGCCGATCTGTTACAGAAATATCGCTTCGATCTTAAGTACGTGGATAACTTTGGTGATTACAAAGTGTGCGAAACCGGCACCGACAATAACACCCCAGGGGCTAACGGTGCCTATCAATGTGTGATTGGTCAAATCACCTCACAGGCCGGCCTGTCACCACTACTGAAAGACAGAGGTCAGTTGACCTTGTCCTTCAAAACCAGTTTCTAA
- a CDS encoding DUF1329 domain-containing protein: MTFIKSILSASVMLAISAGCMAAVSPEQAKALGTSLTVVGAEVAANADGSIPAYTGGLTQAPAGFKEGETLRPNPFADEKPVLVITAKDLPQQQAFLTATTAELLKRHPNFRIDVYPTHRTAALPKPLLDNTLVNAVNAKSTEGGLSLEQVLPGVPFPIPQTGAEAMWNFLLRYQGVTFTTEYDSWNVNASGVATLATTGRAFNSFPIYEDWSKPLAADDVYFQSKIYYTGPSRRVGEGVMLKDAVNPMKVPRRAWQYLPGVRRVKLAPNLAYDTPNPGTAGSSTYDDIYVFNGALDRYDWTLVGKQEMYVPYNTYDLTYLQNPKDLTTPNFVSPDLVRWEKHRVWVVEANLKSDKRHVYQKRRFYLDEDSWNALASDEYDARGNLYRGSFAFLSQSYDKDIPDATPHMIYDLVAGSYNINGIVGPHGGIRYIDPLPKTQWSPEALAASGIR, from the coding sequence ATGACATTTATCAAATCAATACTCTCAGCCTCAGTCATGCTTGCTATATCGGCGGGTTGTATGGCCGCCGTCAGTCCAGAACAAGCAAAGGCCCTAGGCACAAGCTTGACTGTGGTGGGCGCAGAAGTGGCCGCGAATGCCGATGGTTCAATCCCGGCTTACACGGGCGGATTAACCCAGGCACCGGCGGGTTTTAAGGAGGGTGAAACCCTTCGTCCTAACCCCTTTGCCGATGAAAAACCTGTGTTAGTGATCACAGCTAAAGATCTGCCACAGCAACAGGCATTTTTAACGGCGACCACAGCCGAATTATTGAAGCGTCACCCTAATTTCAGGATTGACGTTTATCCCACCCATCGCACAGCGGCCTTACCTAAACCGCTACTGGACAACACCTTAGTCAATGCCGTCAATGCCAAGTCGACGGAGGGGGGATTATCACTCGAGCAAGTGTTGCCCGGTGTGCCATTCCCGATCCCACAGACAGGCGCCGAGGCCATGTGGAACTTTTTGTTGCGTTATCAAGGGGTGACATTCACCACTGAGTATGACTCTTGGAACGTCAACGCCTCTGGTGTGGCGACCCTAGCGACCACAGGGCGGGCATTTAACAGCTTCCCCATCTATGAGGATTGGTCTAAGCCTCTGGCGGCGGACGATGTCTACTTCCAGTCAAAAATTTACTATACCGGCCCCTCACGCCGAGTGGGTGAAGGTGTGATGCTCAAAGATGCCGTAAACCCGATGAAAGTCCCACGCCGTGCATGGCAATACTTGCCGGGCGTAAGACGCGTCAAGCTGGCACCGAACTTGGCCTACGATACTCCTAACCCTGGTACAGCAGGCTCTTCGACCTATGATGATATTTATGTCTTCAACGGTGCCTTAGACAGATACGACTGGACCTTAGTCGGCAAGCAGGAAATGTATGTGCCATACAACACCTATGACTTGACCTATCTCCAAAATCCTAAGGATCTGACCACGCCAAACTTTGTGTCACCGGACCTCGTGCGCTGGGAAAAACATCGTGTCTGGGTGGTCGAGGCCAATCTGAAATCCGATAAGCGCCATGTGTACCAGAAGCGCCGCTTCTATCTGGATGAGGATAGCTGGAATGCCTTGGCATCCGATGAATACGATGCCAGAGGCAACCTCTACCGCGGCTCATTTGCTTTCCTGAGCCAGAGTTATGACAAGGATATTCCCGATGCCACCCCCCATATGATCTACGACCTAGTCGCAGGCAGCTATAACATCAACGGCATTGTGGGACCCCATGGTGGCATCCGCTATATCGACCCTTTGCCAAAGACACAGTGGTCGCCGGAAGCCTTGGCGGCGAGTGGTATCCGTTAA
- a CDS encoding DUF3332 domain-containing protein yields the protein MKSKLLAVTIGMLLTTQLTGCMGQMGLSQMVTKGNLSAVDNRYGRAGLFMLLSPVYGLAATGDLFIFNTIEFWTGKNPITDKSPAVVDMPVEAIFKVNHHVSDELKSAPVKLTQAQIAYPDEHTVTMTLAYEDGSTQLLSGRKSGDDVDFFLDDTFIARVSNQELIAYSQSRKALVSRAKF from the coding sequence ATGAAATCTAAACTTTTAGCTGTGACTATTGGCATGCTGTTAACGACCCAGTTAACGGGCTGTATGGGACAAATGGGCTTAAGCCAAATGGTGACTAAGGGAAACTTAAGTGCGGTGGATAACCGTTATGGTCGTGCAGGTTTGTTTATGCTGTTAAGCCCGGTTTATGGCCTAGCGGCGACTGGCGATCTGTTTATCTTCAATACGATTGAGTTTTGGACGGGCAAGAATCCGATTACGGATAAATCCCCTGCGGTTGTCGATATGCCTGTGGAGGCCATCTTTAAGGTCAATCACCATGTGAGTGATGAGCTTAAATCGGCACCGGTAAAACTGACTCAGGCTCAGATTGCTTATCCAGATGAGCACACAGTGACTATGACCTTAGCCTATGAAGATGGTAGCACTCAGTTATTATCGGGCCGTAAATCGGGGGATGATGTAGACTTTTTCCTTGATGATACCTTTATCGCCCGCGTGAGTAATCAAGAGCTTATTGCATATAGCCAGAGTCGAAAGGCCCTAGTAAGCAGAGCAAAATTTTAA
- a CDS encoding DedA family protein: MEQFYQLAHAFMNHDLNTLSDPKMAFMICGVILTFLVLENGFIPTAFLPGDSLLILTGVLIYQDVLSLGVIPLLIMATFIGTWLGYMQGRFLGHTQMYHRLMSHVEDRHKEKVYYLLDKYGILTLITARYIAFVRTAYPYIVGATELPQGRFLIVNLISSIMWICPLVGFGYYLSHTKLAAEYQSQFLNFIIYLPVVLLVGGMVALVWRWISKRKAAQPRD; this comes from the coding sequence ATGGAACAGTTTTACCAACTGGCTCACGCCTTTATGAATCACGATCTGAACACCCTTTCCGATCCTAAGATGGCTTTCATGATCTGCGGTGTGATTTTGACGTTTCTGGTACTGGAAAACGGATTCATTCCAACCGCCTTTCTGCCCGGCGACAGCCTGCTGATCCTCACCGGCGTGCTCATTTATCAAGATGTATTGTCCCTCGGGGTGATCCCGCTGCTGATCATGGCCACCTTTATTGGCACTTGGCTCGGCTATATGCAGGGGCGCTTCCTCGGCCATACCCAGATGTATCATAGGCTGATGTCCCATGTGGAAGACAGGCACAAGGAGAAGGTCTACTACCTGCTGGACAAGTACGGCATCCTGACCCTGATCACCGCCCGTTACATCGCCTTCGTGCGCACCGCCTATCCCTATATCGTCGGCGCGACTGAACTGCCGCAGGGACGCTTTCTTATCGTCAATCTGATCAGCTCCATCATGTGGATCTGCCCGCTGGTTGGGTTCGGTTATTACCTGAGCCACACCAAACTGGCAGCGGAATACCAGTCACAGTTCCTCAATTTCATCATCTATCTGCCAGTGGTGTTACTTGTGGGCGGCATGGTGGCACTGGTGTGGCGCTGGATAAGCAAACGCAAGGCCGCGCAGCCACGGGATTGA
- the thrS gene encoding threonine--tRNA ligase, whose protein sequence is MKTHREIAEQLDLFHSEPQAPGMIFWHPNGWALFRDIQEHMRRVYRRNGFEEVNTPVFMKKELWQTSGHMDMFVDNMFFGGGKENIDEYVLKPMSCPAHILLFKRGVHSHRDLPLRLFEFGLVHRNESSGSLNGCLRARQFTQDDAHVFCCWSQAEVEICGFLQRAKQVYGDYGYHNLDVKISTKPEKALGSDEQWCRAQKLLDSACQIEGFDAEYQAGEGAFYGPKIELSLTDSMGRRWQCGTIQFDFNLPERFDVHYTNEQGEFERPVIMHQAMYGSIERWLGILLEVSQGNLPDWLHPVPVAIASVNESNSQFVRQLEALCLARDMRVLVDISQNSVARKMKRFHKQKMPYILTVGDKEEAENRVAVKCRKDGVMTHIPLAELDDYLADKLERKL, encoded by the coding sequence ATGAAAACACATCGCGAAATTGCAGAACAACTTGACCTGTTTCACTCTGAACCACAGGCGCCAGGTATGATTTTTTGGCACCCGAATGGCTGGGCGTTATTCCGAGATATTCAAGAGCACATGAGGCGCGTGTATCGCCGCAATGGTTTTGAGGAGGTGAACACGCCTGTTTTTATGAAGAAGGAGTTATGGCAAACGTCTGGGCATATGGACATGTTTGTAGACAACATGTTTTTCGGTGGCGGAAAGGAAAACATCGATGAATATGTTTTAAAACCTATGTCTTGTCCTGCCCATATTTTGCTGTTTAAGCGTGGGGTACATAGCCATAGAGATTTGCCACTGCGACTATTTGAGTTTGGCTTAGTTCACCGCAATGAATCCTCTGGCTCGTTAAATGGTTGCCTACGCGCACGCCAGTTCACTCAGGATGATGCCCATGTTTTTTGTTGTTGGTCCCAGGCGGAAGTGGAGATATGTGGCTTTCTCCAACGGGCAAAGCAGGTTTATGGCGATTACGGTTACCATAATTTAGACGTAAAAATATCGACTAAACCTGAGAAGGCATTAGGCAGTGATGAGCAATGGTGTCGAGCGCAAAAGCTATTGGATTCAGCCTGCCAGATAGAGGGCTTTGATGCCGAGTATCAAGCTGGCGAAGGGGCTTTTTATGGCCCCAAAATTGAACTGTCACTGACAGATTCTATGGGAAGACGCTGGCAGTGTGGCACTATCCAGTTTGATTTTAATTTGCCAGAAAGATTCGATGTTCACTACACCAATGAGCAAGGTGAATTCGAACGGCCAGTGATTATGCACCAAGCTATGTATGGCTCTATCGAGCGTTGGCTAGGGATCCTCTTGGAAGTATCACAGGGCAATCTCCCGGATTGGTTACATCCTGTACCTGTCGCTATCGCCTCAGTGAATGAGTCAAACAGCCAATTTGTCCGCCAGCTAGAGGCACTATGTTTAGCACGAGACATGCGAGTGTTGGTTGATATCAGTCAAAACTCAGTTGCCCGCAAAATGAAACGTTTTCACAAGCAAAAAATGCCTTACATTTTGACTGTTGGGGATAAGGAAGAGGCTGAAAATAGGGTTGCAGTTAAGTGTCGCAAAGACGGCGTTATGACTCACATCCCTCTTGCTGAATTAGATGACTATCTTGCGGATAAACTAGAACGCAAGCTATGA